A genomic stretch from Clostridia bacterium includes:
- a CDS encoding biotin transporter BioY, protein MKTRDVALVALFAALTAVGAYLSVPNPFAAAVPFTLQVFAIFLAGSLLGARLGFWSQVAYLAMGALGLPVFAGGAGGFAHLVGPTGGYLLSFPLLAGVVGLLSQGARVGFGRLVVADLAGLAVNFGLGVAGLALFGHMAWGAAIGVAAMYLPYDAFKAVLAAAIAVAVRRAVSVPAVELSR, encoded by the coding sequence TTGAAGACGCGTGACGTCGCTCTGGTGGCTCTGTTCGCCGCGCTGACGGCCGTGGGGGCGTACCTTTCGGTGCCGAACCCGTTCGCCGCGGCCGTGCCGTTCACACTTCAGGTGTTTGCCATCTTCCTCGCCGGTTCGCTGTTGGGGGCGAGGCTCGGATTCTGGAGCCAGGTCGCGTACCTGGCCATGGGCGCGCTCGGCCTGCCGGTGTTCGCCGGAGGGGCGGGCGGTTTCGCGCACCTCGTGGGGCCGACGGGCGGCTACCTCCTGTCGTTCCCGCTGCTCGCGGGTGTCGTGGGGCTCCTGTCCCAGGGCGCCCGGGTCGGCTTCGGACGGCTGGTCGTCGCGGACCTGGCCGGGCTCGCCGTCAACTTCGGGCTCGGCGTGGCCGGTCTCGCGCTGTTCGGCCACATGGCGTGGGGGGCGGCGATCGGCGTCGCGGCCATGTACCTGCCGTACGATGCCTTCAAGGCGGTGCTGGCGGCGGCGATCGCCGTCGCGGTGCGGCGCGCGGTCAGCGTGCCGGCCGTGGAACTCTCGCGTTGA
- a CDS encoding MFS transporter: protein MERSAVPDPRTRSRRPSGEGASTLAQNVQTTNQITGERRWWALAAVMISMFFSSLNQTSVSTAMPTIISDLNGLHLYAWVFTAYILTSSVTVPLYGRLSDMYGRKPFYVFGLLVFVAGSALAGYAQSIGMLIAARAIQGIGGGAMLSMPRATIGDIFTPRERGRWMGLIMGIFGLASLVGPALGGWITDHLSWHWVFFINMPVAVAALAMVLYALPTVRTGVRHRVDWTGSVLLAGGLVPMLLGFTWGGTTYPWGSWQEIALFAGAAAILALFVWNERRAEEPVIQLEIFANPTFAATIVISLLVMMAMFSANMFLPLFVQGVLGISAQNAGFILTPMMLSFVAASIVAGQVMTRTGRYKVMAHIGGAVLVAGAFLMTRLSAGSTWGEVVRDMVLLGLGIGTLMPIMGTVIQNIFPYRMLGQVNATQQAVNTLAGAIAAPVLGTVMANRFAERLPRLLPDALKQWMARAPADQRAALGDPQGLVTAEAQAALHQKFAALGPQGETLYRGFIEAVRHALAAAMTELYVVALVVAVLAFFATFFLREVRLKHEEFFAEGRAGGGVRAEAARAEGAQTVSAD from the coding sequence ATCGAAAGATCGGCCGTTCCCGATCCCCGAACCCGATCGAGGCGACCATCAGGCGAAGGGGCGTCGACCTTGGCTCAGAACGTCCAGACGACGAATCAGATCACGGGCGAGCGGCGCTGGTGGGCGCTGGCGGCCGTGATGATCTCCATGTTCTTCTCCTCGCTGAACCAGACGTCGGTGTCCACGGCGATGCCGACGATCATCAGCGACTTGAACGGCTTGCACCTGTACGCGTGGGTGTTCACGGCGTACATCCTCACCTCGTCCGTCACGGTGCCGCTCTACGGGCGGCTCTCCGACATGTACGGGCGCAAGCCGTTCTACGTCTTCGGCCTGCTCGTCTTCGTCGCCGGCTCAGCGCTCGCCGGGTACGCCCAATCGATCGGCATGCTGATCGCCGCCCGGGCCATCCAGGGCATCGGCGGCGGGGCGATGCTGAGCATGCCCCGCGCGACGATCGGCGACATCTTCACGCCGCGCGAGCGCGGCCGCTGGATGGGCCTGATCATGGGCATCTTCGGGCTGGCCAGTCTGGTCGGTCCGGCGTTGGGCGGCTGGATCACGGACCACCTCAGCTGGCACTGGGTGTTCTTCATCAACATGCCGGTGGCCGTCGCGGCGCTGGCGATGGTGCTCTATGCGCTGCCGACGGTGCGCACCGGCGTGCGGCACCGCGTCGACTGGACGGGCAGCGTCCTCCTGGCCGGAGGTCTGGTGCCGATGCTTCTCGGCTTCACATGGGGCGGCACGACGTATCCGTGGGGATCCTGGCAGGAGATCGCGCTCTTCGCGGGCGCGGCGGCGATCCTCGCGCTCTTCGTCTGGAACGAGCGGCGCGCGGAGGAGCCCGTCATCCAACTGGAGATCTTCGCGAACCCGACGTTCGCCGCGACGATCGTCATCAGCCTGCTCGTGATGATGGCGATGTTCTCCGCGAACATGTTCCTGCCGCTCTTCGTCCAGGGCGTGCTCGGCATCTCGGCACAGAACGCCGGCTTCATCCTCACGCCGATGATGCTGAGCTTCGTCGCGGCGAGCATCGTCGCCGGGCAGGTGATGACGCGGACCGGGCGCTACAAGGTGATGGCCCACATCGGCGGCGCGGTGCTCGTGGCGGGCGCGTTCCTGATGACGCGCCTGTCCGCCGGCTCCACGTGGGGTGAGGTCGTGCGGGACATGGTCCTGCTCGGCCTGGGCATCGGCACGCTGATGCCGATCATGGGCACGGTCATCCAGAACATCTTCCCCTACCGCATGCTCGGGCAGGTGAACGCGACCCAGCAGGCCGTCAACACGCTGGCCGGCGCCATCGCCGCGCCGGTCCTGGGCACGGTGATGGCCAACCGCTTCGCGGAACGGCTGCCCCGCCTTCTCCCCGACGCGCTGAAGCAGTGGATGGCGCGCGCGCCGGCCGACCAGCGCGCCGCCCTGGGCGATCCGCAGGGCCTCGTCACGGCGGAAGCGCAGGCCGCGCTGCACCAGAAGTTCGCCGCGCTCGGGCCGCAGGGGGAGACGCTTTACCGCGGGTTCATCGAGGCGGTGCGCCACGCGCTGGCGGCCGCGATGACGGAGCTGTACGTCGTCGCCCTCGTCGTCGCGGTCCTGGCCTTCTTCGCCACGTTCTTCCTTCGCGAGGTGCGGCTCAAGCACGAGGAGTTCTTCGCGGAGGGGCGCGCCGGCGGGGGTGTGCGCGCGGAGGCCGCGCGTGCGGAAGGCGCGCAGACCGTGTCCGCCGACTGA
- a CDS encoding thiamine pyrophosphate-binding protein, giving the protein MEPTVAEHVVRQLAKWDVPFVFGVVGDSIGPLVAALGKQDKVRYVGVRQEDAAGFMASAYAKLTGQVGVCLADGGPGCVKLLNGVYDAHFDRAPVLALTGQDDASKLGTRWPQVMDQDLVFHEAAGAYNHTLSDAKQAPQVLYQALRSAADKHDVARLGLPKDIQQQKVASVLYPRPPYAAPPAGPAPSEAVDEAARRLGQARRPVILAGRGAARAVEPLLKLAETLDAAIAHTLPSLGMIPWDHELNAGVVGEFGTPAAARLLGQADVVLVVGTTWWQPTYAPDATYIQIDRSPQHVGMTFPVDIGLAGDAAATLEALAQRVERGERAQWRAEIQEARAEWHAELERRVTGDGAAALHPGEVVEALGQHLEDDAILCLDVGDNTFWVSSGLKARRVTPLVSGHWRSMGFALPAAYAARLVDRKRQVVAVTGDGGLGEVLAEFTTSVQHELPVLCLVFRNGSYAEEKHAQMRMGLDAHGAACHSPDFAAFAEACGGAGYRVNRPAELRDRIAQGFRSAFKEGRPTIVDVPVAEVMPEYPKARGGLLKANEVPELAHL; this is encoded by the coding sequence ATGGAACCGACGGTCGCGGAACATGTCGTCCGGCAGCTCGCGAAATGGGACGTGCCGTTCGTCTTCGGCGTCGTCGGCGACTCGATCGGCCCGCTCGTGGCGGCGCTGGGCAAGCAGGACAAGGTTCGCTACGTCGGCGTGCGGCAGGAGGACGCGGCGGGGTTCATGGCGTCGGCCTACGCGAAGCTGACGGGCCAGGTCGGCGTGTGCCTGGCCGACGGCGGCCCGGGCTGCGTCAAGCTCCTCAACGGCGTCTACGACGCCCACTTCGACCGGGCGCCGGTGCTGGCGCTGACCGGCCAGGACGACGCGTCCAAGCTGGGCACGCGCTGGCCGCAGGTGATGGACCAGGATCTCGTGTTCCACGAAGCGGCCGGTGCGTACAACCACACGCTCTCGGACGCGAAGCAGGCGCCCCAGGTGCTGTACCAAGCGCTGCGCTCGGCGGCGGACAAGCACGACGTCGCGCGGCTCGGGCTGCCGAAGGACATCCAGCAGCAAAAGGTGGCCTCCGTGCTCTACCCGCGTCCGCCGTACGCGGCGCCGCCGGCCGGACCCGCGCCGTCCGAGGCGGTTGACGAGGCGGCGCGGCGGCTGGGCCAGGCGCGCCGGCCCGTCATCCTGGCCGGGCGCGGCGCCGCGCGGGCGGTGGAGCCGCTCCTGAAGCTGGCGGAAACGCTCGACGCGGCCATCGCGCACACGCTCCCGTCGCTGGGCATGATCCCGTGGGATCACGAGCTCAACGCCGGCGTCGTCGGGGAGTTCGGCACGCCTGCGGCGGCGCGGCTCCTTGGGCAGGCGGACGTCGTGCTCGTCGTCGGCACCACCTGGTGGCAGCCGACCTACGCGCCGGACGCGACGTACATCCAGATCGACCGCTCGCCGCAGCACGTCGGCATGACCTTCCCCGTGGACATCGGGCTCGCCGGCGACGCGGCCGCGACCCTTGAGGCCTTGGCCCAGCGCGTGGAGCGCGGCGAGCGCGCGCAGTGGCGGGCGGAGATCCAGGAGGCGCGCGCGGAGTGGCACGCGGAGCTGGAGCGCCGCGTAACGGGCGACGGCGCCGCGGCGCTGCACCCCGGCGAGGTCGTGGAGGCGCTGGGACAACACCTTGAAGACGACGCCATCCTGTGCCTCGACGTCGGCGACAACACGTTCTGGGTGAGCTCGGGGCTCAAGGCCCGCCGCGTCACGCCGCTCGTCTCCGGCCACTGGCGCAGCATGGGCTTCGCCCTGCCCGCGGCCTACGCCGCGCGCCTCGTGGACCGCAAGCGGCAGGTCGTGGCCGTCACGGGCGACGGCGGCCTCGGCGAGGTCCTCGCGGAGTTCACCACCTCCGTGCAGCACGAGTTGCCGGTCCTCTGCCTCGTCTTCCGCAACGGCTCCTACGCGGAAGAGAAGCACGCGCAGATGCGGATGGGGCTCGACGCGCACGGCGCGGCGTGCCACAGCCCCGACTTCGCGGCGTTCGCCGAGGCGTGCGGCGGCGCCGGCTACCGCGTGAACCGGCCGGCGGAGCTGCGCGACCGCATCGCGCAGGGCTTCCGCAGCGCCTTCAAGGAGGGCCGGCCCACCATCGTGGACGTGCCGGTGGCGGAAGTGATGCCGGAGTACCCCAAGGCGCGCGGCGGGCTGCTCAAGGCGAACGAGGTGCCCGAGCTGGCGCACCTGTGA